One genomic region from Natrinema caseinilyticum encodes:
- a CDS encoding enoyl-CoA hydratase/isomerase family protein — MPRDSFQDIEWSLDEETGIGRVVIDRPESLNALTWRTRRELAEAFERFQRLDDESRDVVVNAVILEGRGENFSAGADINEFGGESAHSLVPVRMYDAIERYGAPVIAKVSGYCLGGGLELALACDFVIASEDSEFGFPEIEHGLCPGAGGTVRLVKKIGADRTKQLGMTGERLSGREAADEGIVYAAHPNAELDAAVGDLASELAARPPLGVRGVKHTANFARDADIDEGTKYEWAQFYALMATRDYAEAEAARREGRRPEWKGR, encoded by the coding sequence GTGCCACGAGATAGCTTTCAGGACATAGAATGGTCTTTAGACGAAGAAACGGGTATCGGTCGTGTCGTCATCGATCGCCCGGAGAGCCTCAACGCGCTCACCTGGCGAACGCGTCGGGAACTGGCGGAAGCGTTCGAGCGATTCCAGCGACTCGACGACGAATCCCGCGACGTCGTCGTCAACGCAGTCATCCTCGAGGGACGCGGGGAGAACTTTTCCGCCGGAGCGGATATCAACGAATTCGGCGGTGAATCCGCTCACTCGCTCGTTCCCGTTCGTATGTACGACGCCATCGAACGGTACGGGGCACCCGTTATCGCAAAGGTGTCCGGGTACTGTCTCGGAGGCGGGTTGGAACTGGCACTCGCGTGCGACTTCGTCATCGCGTCCGAGGACAGCGAATTCGGGTTTCCCGAAATCGAACACGGACTCTGTCCGGGTGCCGGGGGGACGGTACGGCTCGTAAAGAAAATCGGCGCCGATCGGACGAAACAACTCGGAATGACCGGTGAACGACTCTCCGGGCGTGAGGCGGCAGACGAGGGGATCGTCTATGCGGCCCATCCGAACGCCGAACTCGATGCTGCGGTGGGCGACCTGGCGTCGGAATTGGCTGCACGGCCCCCACTCGGCGTTCGGGGCGTCAAACACACCGCTAACTTCGCCAGAGATGCCGATATCGACGAAGGAACGAAGTACGAGTGGGCACAGTTCTACGCGCTGATGGCGACTCGAGACTACGCCGAGGCCGAGGCGGCACGGCGCGAAGGTCGACGCCCCGAGTGGAAGGGGCGGTAG